The following proteins come from a genomic window of Sesamum indicum cultivar Zhongzhi No. 13 linkage group LG10, S_indicum_v1.0, whole genome shotgun sequence:
- the LOC105172124 gene encoding pentatricopeptide repeat-containing protein At2g17525, mitochondrial → MSSIFNLSKLLTRRTNQKLPPFSHTDSRFTSTTSVLLPTHQQIAHLILDQKSANKALQTFEWASKIPNFTHTLSTYRALIHKLCTFRQFEVVEQLLDEMPTKIGLSPDDDIFITVVRGFGRARKTRDMIRVLDLVPKFGKGAPSLKLLNTILDVLVKEDIDIAREFYRKKMMGNGLKGDDYTYGILMKGFCLTNRIGDGFKLLQVMKTHGVKVNVIVYNTLMYALCKNGKVGRARSLMNEMEEYSDVTFNILISAYCNDNNLVQALVIMEKCFSYGFVPDVVTLTKVIEILCNAGRISEGVEVLERVEGNGGTLDVVAYNTLLKGFVKAGKVKAGCGYLKQMEIKGCLPNTDTYNVLIAGFCESGMLDSALDMFDEMKRVGVRWDFVTFETLIHGFCSTGRIRDGFKIFELMVEGKGGCAGRIGPYNSILYGLYKETCLDEALEFLNYMRNFFPCAVGRSLRILQLCQEGGIEEAKQILDKMIEEGGFPSALVYASLIQGFSKSGRMKEAVELMNKMIGHGYFPVASTFNALISGFCQLGKVGTAARLMEDLKMRGCLPDSESYGLIIKAFCRQGDFHEALMLFMQMVEKGIRPDYYAWNSLILVALEGKNLFQEHELMQWLIET, encoded by the coding sequence ATGTCTAGTATCTTTAACCTTTCAAAACTGCTAACTAGAAGAACTAATCAAAAGTTGCCGCCTTTCTCACACACAGATTCAAGATTCACCTCTACTACCTCTGTCTTACTACCAACCCACCAGCAAATAGCCCATCTCATTCTGGACCAGAAATCAGCAAACAAAGCTCTCCAAACCTTCGAATGGGCCTCGAAGATTCCCAACTTCACCCACACGCTGTCCACTTACCGAGCTTTGATCCACAAGCTCTGTACTTTCCGACAATTTGAAGTTGTCGAACAATTGCTTGATGAAATGCCCACGAAAATTGGTTTGTCCCCTGATGATGACATTTTCATCACTGTTGTCCGTGGTTTTGGGCGGGCTAGAAAGACAAGGGACATGATTAGAGTGCTTGATTTGGTGCCCAAGTTTGGTAAAGGGGCCCCGTCTTTGAAGCTGTTGAATACAATTCTTGATGTTCTGGTGAAGGAAGATATTGATATTGCTAGGGAGTTCTACAGGAAGAAAATGATGGGGAATGGCCTGAAGGGTGATGATTACACTTACGGGATTTTGATGAAAGGCTTTTGCTTAACAAATAGAATAGGTGATGGGTTTAAGCTTCTGCAAGTAATGAAGACTCACGGTGTCAAGGTGAATGTTATTGTGTACAATACATTGATGTATGCTCTTTGTAAGAATGGAAAGGTTGGTAGAGCTAGGAGCCTAATGAATGAAATGGAGGAATATAGTGATGTGACTTTTAATATTCTGATATCAGCATATTGTAATGACAACAATCTAGTGCAGGCTCTGGTGATCATGGAAAAATGCTTTAGTTATGGGTTTGTGCCAGATGTTGTCACCTTGACTAAGGTGATAGAAATTCTATGCAATGCGGGGCGTATCTCTGAAGGAGTTGAGGTATTAGAGAGAGTGGAGGGCAATGGAGGGACTCTTGATGTTGTGGCCTATAACACATTGTTGAagggttttgttaaagcagGAAAAGTAAAAGCAGGATGTGGCTATCTCAAGCAAATGGAGATAAAGGGATGTCTACCAAACACCGATACATACAATGTTCTGATTGCAGGATTCTGTGAGTCTGGAATGTTGGATTCAGCTCTTGatatgtttgatgaaatgaaaaggGTCGGTGTACGCTGGGATTTTGTCACATTTGAGACACTAATTCATGGATTCTGTTCTACTGGAAGGATTCGGGATGGGTTTAAGATCTTCGAATTAATGGTTGAGGGTAAAGGTGGTTGTGCTGGCCGTATTGGTCCTTATAATAGCATTTTATACGGTTTATACAAGGAAACTTGTCTTGATGAAGCACTAGAGTTTCTAAACTATATGAGAAATTTTTTCCCTTGTGCTGTGGGTCGGAGTTTGAGGATTCTGCAATTATGTCAAGAGGGGGGCATAGAGGAAGCAAAGCAAATTCTTGATAAGATGATTGAAGAAGGAGGCTTTCCAAGTGCTCTTGTATATGCAAGTTTGATTCAAGGATTTTCCAAAAGTGGACGCATGAAGGAAGCAGTAGAGCTAATGAATAAGATGATTGGCCATGGTTATTTCCCAGTTGCATCAACTTTTAATGCTTTGATCAGTGGGTTCTGCCAGCTGGGAAAAGTTGGGACAGCGGCGAGGCTAATGGAGGACCTAAAGATGAGAGGTTGCTTGCCTGATTCTGAAAGCTATGGCCTTATAATCAAAGCCTTTTGTAGGCAAGGGGACTTCCATGAAGCCTTAATGTTGTTTATGCAAATGGTGGAGAAGGGTATTAGACCTGATTATTATGCATGGAATTCGTTGATTCTGGTGGCATTAGAAGGCAAGAATTTGTTCCAAGAGCATGAACTAATGCAGTGGCTGATTGAAACCtga